Proteins co-encoded in one bacterium genomic window:
- a CDS encoding NTP transferase domain-containing protein, which produces MKGIILSGGTGTRLYPLTKVINKHLLPVGKKPIIYYAIEQLVNANITEILVVTGVDHMGDMVNTLGSGKEFGCEFTYKVQDEAGGIAQAVGLGERFSEGNKIIAILGDNLFEEDLSIYINEYRKQKTGAKVFLKEVKNPRRFGVAEIVDNKIKGIEEKPKIPKSKYVVTGVYMYDRRAFEIIKGLKPSARGELEITDVNNKYIEQGDMTYHVLKGWWIDAGTFESLKKANELIEKRKCES; this is translated from the coding sequence ATGAAAGGAATAATTTTATCAGGCGGCACAGGCACAAGACTTTATCCTCTGACAAAGGTTATTAATAAGCATCTCTTGCCTGTTGGGAAAAAGCCTATTATTTATTACGCAATTGAACAACTGGTTAATGCCAATATTACTGAAATCTTAGTGGTTACCGGTGTTGACCACATGGGGGATATGGTTAATACGCTTGGCAGTGGAAAAGAGTTTGGATGCGAATTTACGTACAAGGTTCAGGATGAAGCTGGCGGCATTGCGCAGGCAGTAGGGCTTGGAGAAAGGTTCTCAGAAGGGAATAAGATTATTGCAATATTGGGAGATAATCTGTTTGAAGAAGATTTAAGCATTTATATTAATGAATACAGAAAACAGAAAACAGGCGCGAAGGTTTTTTTGAAAGAGGTAAAAAATCCCAGACGATTCGGTGTAGCAGAAATTGTTGATAATAAGATCAAGGGAATTGAAGAAAAACCAAAAATACCTAAAAGCAAGTATGTGGTAACAGGAGTGTATATGTACGATAGAAGAGCATTTGAGATAATCAAGGGATTGAAGCCCTCTGCAAGGGGAGAACTTGAGATTACAGACGTAAATAACAAATATATAGAACAGGGAGATATGACATATCATGTTCTAAAAGGATGGTGGATAGATGCCGGCACATTTGAATCGCTAAAAAAGGCTAATGAGCTAATTGAAAAAAGGAAGTGTGAGAGTTGA